The genomic segment ttaggcaaaataaatcaaatgatcAACTTTAATCCAACATTGTAAACTGCAAAATAACATTGCAAAGCATTATGCCAAAGTTTAGGTTTAAAATTCAAGGTTGGTTTATCTTAACATGTTTTCGCagggaaaaaaatactatatttttatgagTTCTTAAACTTAGAACAAGATAAAGTGATGCACAATTCGTTATTCATAAAAAGTTCAATGTTTCtgatcactttatttttaaaaaatattttttctttttcagcttcattgaggtataattgacaaataatttcaTATAAGCTTAAGGTGTATAACATGATTTGATGTACATATGTAATGTGAAATGTCTACCACAATCAAGTTAGttagcacatccatcacctcacatatttaccttttgtggtgtgtgtggtgagaacatttaagatctactctcttagcaaatttcaaatatacaatacagtattgttagctGTAGTCACTGTGTTGGATATCAGATtcccagaacttatttatcttattaCTGAAACTTTGTGCCTTTTGGCTGATAactctctccatttcctccatgcCTCAGCCCTTGGCAACAACCATACTACCACTGTCTCTTtctttaagttgatttttttagatTCCTCATAGAAGTGCAATCATgcaatgtttgtttttctctgtctgacttatttcacttagcatattgcCCTCAAGTTTCATtcacgttgttgcaaatgacatgatttcgtttttttaaaggctgagtaatatttcattgtgtacgtgtacacacacactacattttcttttacatttatttattgattgacaCTTCAGTTTGCATgttttgtctattgtgaataatgctgcaatgaacgtgggagtgcagatatctttttgagatatatttttgtttcctttgggtatatacccagaagtagaattactggatcgtatggtagttctatttttaatttttgaggaaccaccatactggtTTGCCTATgccaatttatatttatatttaataggtgtgaagtgatatttcattgtggttttgatttgcatttctctgctgatcagtaatgttgaacatctttttatgtacctgttgaccatttgtatgtcttctttgggaaaatgtctattcatgtcctttgcgcatttttaaatcagattgtttttgctattgagttgtaggagttccctatatattttgaatgttaaccccttgtcagatatatggttttcaaatattttctcccatttcacaggctgccttttcattttgttgattattttcttcattgtgcagaagatttttagtttgatgtaggcacactgtttatttttgcttttgttgcatgTGCTTTTGGTCTCATATCCCAAATATCATTGTCAAGATAAATGTTAAGGAGTTTTCCACTATGCTTTCTACTAACAGTTTTACCACTTTAGGTCTTAAATtgaagtctttaatacattttaagttaatttttgtgagtggtataAGATTGGGGTCCAAGTCCTTCTTTttcatgtagatatccagttttcccaacacatttattgaagagactattctttcctcattatGTATTTCTGGCATCATTATCAAATTTTacttgaccatatatgtgtgggtttatttatttatttatttttgagacagggtctcattctgttgccccaggctagagtgtgaggtggcatgatcatagctcacggcaacctcaaactcctgggctcgagcaatcctcccgcctcagcctccctaagagGTAGGGctataggtgcgcaccaccacaccagctaattttttctatttgtagtagagacagagtctcactcttgctcaagctggtctcccactcctgggctcaagtgatccttttcaCCTCcgtcttccagagtgctaggactatgggcgtgagccactgtgctgggcctatgtgtgggtttatttctgggctctctgctctgttccattggtctattgtcttttttatgccagtaccatactgttttgattattatagctttgtaatatagtttgaaatcaggaaatgtgatgtctcctactttattctttctcaagattgctttagctattcttGGATCTTTGTGGgtccatacaaattttaagattgtgttttctatttctgtgaaaaaatgccattggaatttatAGGAATTACACTGAAtatatagattgctttgggtagtatggacattttaacaatactaattCTTCACATCTATGAATATaggatatatttctatttatttgtgtcttcaatatctttcaacaatattttatagttttgagcaTACAGatctttcacatccttggttaagtttatttttaagtattttattcattttgattgaattataaatgggattgttttcttagtttctttttcagattgttattagtgtatagaaataaaactgacttttttatgttgattttgtatcctgcaacattaGCCGATTTATTTGTtagttctatcatttttttttttttttggtggagtctttagggttttctatatgcgtgatcatgtcatctgcaaagagagtcaattttactccttcctttctgatttggatgccttttttctctttttcatgccTAATTGCTCTGATTAGTACTTCAGAGCTATGTTGAATAGAGTGGGCATACTTGTCTTGtttctatgaataatttttaaaatttagacaaTAATTGGCTGTTGCTACCTACAGCCATACCTTCAGTTATAACATCATCATAtttctattcattcttcaaaaaCAATTATCGAGTACCTATTATGTACCAGACCCTGGATAGCACGGGCTTACAGGATACAGAGGTGAATAACAGAGAGAGATTAAGTATTCATATACAGCAATCCGCAACCTTTTTGGAACCAATGAccggttttatggaagacaatttttcctcgGACGGGGGTGGTgtgggaggcggagctcaggcgatgatgtgagtgatggggagcaggccaaaaatatagataaaacttCACTGgcttgcccgctgctcacctcccgCTGTGTGGTccaagtttcatgaaagacaatttttccacggaggaCAGGAGTGGGGAGTGGCAGAGCTCTGcggcccggtccctaacaggccagaTATATCCGTGCCTCTGGGGACCGCAGATATACCAGATCTTCCATTTTAGCATTCAGAATGGAACAAGAACCTGCTCCCCTCTGTCGAGACTTACGTTTATGTGTCCATTCCTGATAAGTCTGGCAGAAAGCTTGACAAACACTGTCAGGGACgtgcagagcagggcagagctcaggcacaGGTCCAGGGCTTGAAGCGTCAGGTGGTACTCTTCATAGTGCGGTGGGTCCACGCACACTGACGGAAATTGTGCATACGGAAAAGGAAAGGCAACTGCATAACCAAGGTAATTGGTGCCTGCAATCCCTGAAAATGAGTAGAAGCAATATGGGCCTAGGAGAGCAGATTCCAAGGCTATTGCAAAATGAAGTGGACATCCCATAATGCTCACAATCACAAAGGTGAAACTAGCTTCCCactgaaaataaagcagaaacaaaTTGTTAACTTTGTGGATGAGATATTTCAAAAGCTTTTTagcaatatgaagaaaaaaagaaatgccaggTATTCATCTCTCCTACTGGGAAATGCAGGAGAAATGGGTCGCAACCCTCTCTTTATGCCCTTGTATTAATTTTCGTCTTCAATATACACCTTGGGAGAATAACATAGCAACTGGGgcaaaaatgaaatcaattcaacaaacatttactatttaCTTCTTTCTTATTATGTGTAGAGAACCAGTCTGGGTAAGGAAAACAAAGATGAGTAAACACACTCCCCACTCAAGGACCTTGTTACTCGGGGTGTGGTCCATGGTGCAGTAGCACTGACAGCCCCTGGGAGCCTGGCAGAAATGTAGAATCTCAGGCCTCACTCAGATCGACTGAATCAGAATCAGCACGTTAACCAGATCTCCAGCCGTTTCACACATACACTAAAGTTTGGGAAGCACAGCCTTAGCCATGGGAATAAAATCTGTAAGCAGATAACATAGTCTTTCTGTATCACGGGATTACCTGGCTCTATACTGTTTGAATGCAAGATATCatagaatttttatcttttattagagGGAGAGATAACAGTGAAATTGGAAGGAGACATCTGATTGAGGATTTGAGacttaaaattacattattaaaaGCAGAGGAGCCTGAAGACCATTCCTTCAAAATGAAATTCAGGAGCACTAGCACTGGCTTTGCTCTCCCCAAATACAATAATAATCACAGGAACTTGTGGAAAATGTTTAAAGCAGGAATcagataaaaattattcatttaaaatataatttattactgCAATCCATCATAGTAAGGCATCAATTAAACTTAATTCCATTATAATTGGAAGTCATATTTTCTATGTTCCGTCCTGAACTAGTTGTGATTTGACCTTCAAACCCACTCTACCATACTACTTGACATCTGTATATTTACCAGGTATCTCTGGGTCCACTCTTTGCAAGCCAACAGTAGAAGGATACCAGCCATGATGGCctgtgaaaagaaaatggaaaaatgacatCCACGGTGGAAGAGACCTCTGGAGAGAGTTCCATCCATCTCACAGTTTGACAACTTTATCATGAACTAGAAGAAAGAGCAAATGGCTAAATGGATTTACAGCTCTGATTTCCTCCTCATCCGTGGAAGAAACTGTGATGACGATGAGGAAAGTAAGCCATTAGTGTCATAAAGACATGATTCAGACAAGCTCATTTTTTGATTCTCTGTCTTGCCTTTGCCATCACAATCATAACCTCTGCTACTGTAAGGTGTCACTGTAATGAAAGCTTGGCTTTCTAACCCTTgccatatgttttattttgattaattgtctATTGTTCATCTTTCTCACAAATTGCTAAAATTGCCGATGGGAGGAACCGGAATGGAAACTTGTCACAGAACCTCCCAGCAGTGGCATTATCTTTtgctatttgctttcttttgagaTTCTGTAGCCTCAGCCTGCTGGTGGGATACAAATACCTGATCCCCGTTTCTCAAGTAACAAAGGTTATCATTAGAAGGTATGCATGATGTGGCACTTATTGTTCTGGGTGCAATGGTGTCCAGCTCTCAAAAGGGAGTTTTTCTCTATAGTCTTTGTTGAAGGAAAAAGGTCCAAAGTGCAGAATGAAAATAGTTAAACAAAGGAGGGAATGGTATCACGAGAATTGAGCAatagataatgaaaaaaaaaatctctgtgctcTTTGATTCAGCATCAGGGCTCATGAAGTAGACCTCTGTGGTCATTGAGACTGGAAATCGCTTATTTCCCAACCATATAACTCATTTGTTCTTGGTTAAGGACTGTTTTGAGGTTGAGGGAAAATCAGGAAGAGATGTGCCTAAAATAAGATATAGAATGTGGACAGGTCTAAAAATAGTACAATATAGGTTTTTGACAGAGAGATAAACATGACTATGTGTACATAATCAACAAacttaaggagaaaaatcagcGTTTTTACCAATATGGTTTTGTGGTACGCTGCTTTTGTAGCTCCAGGTCTGgcatatttattgttttgagacttagcttttcattttcctggcatattttattttgaatgttggATTTAGAGAATTTGACAGAGAGGAAAATACGCatacgcgcgcacacacacacacacacacacacacgtacacacaaacTTCTCATGTAGCCCAGCCTAAAATTTCAGACTTGGCATGACCATAGCATAAAACTCCCATGGATAAAAACAGAACCATCTGTTGTCAAAAGAGGTTCCTGGCTTGATTCTGCAAGAGGAAAGTTTCCAAGGGACCCTATGGAGGTTGAGCCAGCACAAATAGTACAACAAAACAGGAGAATTATTAAGAGCAACTGCAACACTGATGCTGTGGGGTAAGCCTGGGGCTGGTCTGTGCTTTCAGAGGTGTGGCCCTCAACTGACACATGGCTCCTCTGAGAGAACCACGGAGAGAAACACTGAAGCAAGACAAAAGCAAAGAAGACACACTCACAGCTCTTTGCTGGTTTAACTCTGAGTAGAGAGCTGACATTATCAGATGCTTAGATTCCAGGTTTCCTTAACTACTTTGGCATGAGCCGTTTCTTTCCCTTCAAAAGTTGAAAAATGCTGCAGAATTTCAGTCGCCTGTTATTTCTGC from the Eulemur rufifrons isolate Redbay chromosome 7, OSU_ERuf_1, whole genome shotgun sequence genome contains:
- the TMEM212 gene encoding transmembrane protein 212; the protein is MKGLYQAAGWILATLGSLSVCSGVIAFFPVFSSKLWFTGWSVWIACPVWNGALAIMAGILLLLACKEWTQRYLWEASFTFVIVSIMGCPLHFAIALESALLGPYCFYSFSGIAGTNYLGYAVAFPFPYAQFPSVCVDPPHYEEYHLTLQALDLCLSSALLCTSLTVFVKLSARLIRNGHINVSLDRGEQVLVPF